The sequence below is a genomic window from Chondrinema litorale.
AAGCAGTAAGCGGTAAATTTGATAAAGAGGATGATGAAGGTGATACTTCTCATTTTCAAGCATTGGCAACCGCGCTTTCAGGAACTGTAGGAACTGGAAATATTGCAGGTGTTGCACTAGCAATACACTTGGGAGGCCCTGCTGCATTATTCTGGATGTTGGTAACAGCTTTTTTGGGTATGACTTCAAAGTTTGTGGAGGTAACCCTTTCACATAAATACAGGGAAAAAGATGAAACTGGTTTGGTAGCTGGTGGTCCTATGTATTACATGAAAAATGCAAAGTTTACTTTGTTTGGCAAACCTGTTAATTTTAAATGGATGGCAGTAATATTTGCCATTGCTACAGTATTATCATCATTCGGAACTGGTAATTTGCCTCAGATTAATAGTATTGCAAATTCTGTGTTTGCTACTTTCGGTATAGACCAAATGGTAACAGGAGGTGTACTGGCAATTATTTTAGGACTTGTTATTATTGGAGGTATTCGCCGTATTGCTCAGGTAACAGAAAAGCTAGTACCGGGCATGGCATTAATTTATTTAGTTGGAGCATTATCTGTAATATTTTATAATGCAGAAAATATTGTTCCTTCATTTATATCAATCTTTTCAGACATTTTTACAGGAACTTCTGCCACTGGTGGTTTCCTAGGAGCTTCTATCGCATTTGCTATTAACAGAGGGGTTAACAGAGGTTTATTCTCAAATGAAGCTGGTCAAGGTTCTGCGCCAATTGCTCACGCAGCAGCAAGAGCACATGAGCCAGTATCAGAAGGTGTTGTAGCGATTCTTGAGCCTTTTATCGATACAATTGTTATATGTACATTAACTGGTTTAGTGCTCCTATCATCTGGTGTGTGGAATGAAAAACTCGATAATCAATTTCAAGGTGCAGATACTTTAGTATTGTCAAAAATATATGACGAAGGAAACCCTGCTGATGTAGAAGTATTGAACAATTATCTTGTAGATGGGGATGCTTTAGAAACTTTTACAGGAAATTTAGAAATTGATGGTGGCGAGGTTTTAAACAACCTTTCAATTATGCATGCAAGATCAATTGCAGAAGATGTAAAAGTGTTAGATGGAGCAGGAAATCCTTTTAGTGGTAAAGTAGCTGTTTCAGAAGGCGTAGTTGATCCAACATCAGGTGTAGTATTAGAAGGAAAATCTCTTCTACATAGTGCGCCATTAACTGCAGAGGCATTTAAAAAGAGTTTCTTTGGAGATTACGGACAATATATTATTTCAATAGGATTATTACTTTTTGCATTCTCTACAGCCATTTCTTGGTCTTACTATGGCGATAGAGCCATTACCTTTTTAGTAGGTGTAAAAGGTATCCTTTGGTTTAGAATTGTATATGTAATTGGTTTCTTTTTAGCATCATTTGTAGACACTACAATTATCTGGACATTATCAGGAATTACCATTGCTCTTATGACTCTTCCAAACCTTATTGGAATATTATGGTTACATAAAGAGATGAAGCAAACAGTGAAAGACTACTGGGTGATGTTTAGAGAAGAATGGGGAGATAAGTAAGTCTGAACTTCTGATAATATAAACGAGGTTCATTGTTTAATGGACCTTGTTTGAAATATTAGCACATAGACTGGTTATTCTCATGGCAAACTTAAAAAGACCTTTCAATTTTAAAGCCTGGATAGACGAACACAGGCACCTTCTAAAACCTCCGGTGGGGAACCAACAGGTGTTTAAAGGAAATGAGGATTACATTGTAATGGTAGTGGGAGGGCCAAATGCCCGCAAAGATTATCATTATAATGAAGGTGAGGAGTTTTTCTATCAGTTAGAAGGTAATATGGTGCTAAAGGTTATTGAAGATGGAAAGCCTGTAGATTTGCCAATAAGTGCTGGTGATATTTATTTACTACCTCCAAAAGTGCCCCACTCTCCGCAAAGAGAAGCCAATTCTGTGGGTTTGGTAATTGAAAGATATCGTAAAGAAAATGAGAGAGATGGCTTTATGTGGTTTTGCGAAAACTGTGATAACAAATTGCATGAAGTTTATTTCGAGTTGACTGATATCGTAAAACAATTACCAGTAGTAATGAAAGAATTTTACGATTCTGAAGACTTAAGAACATGCAAGAAATGCGGTTCAGTAATGGAGAAACCGTAGTTTACATATTATTAGGCAAAGTGTGATAGAAAATAAGTACTTTATCACATTTTGTTTTAATAACCTTAACGAGCTTTAACTAGAGTTTGAAAAAATTTAAAAACCTTAAAAGTTAACAGGGCGTTATAATTGCGACTACTAACCTATCATTTTTTTCAATGGATTATTCAATGGAGCAGTATTTTGATAAATATAGATTAGATCAACTCTTTTTAGAATTAGGGCAAGCAACCAGCGAAGAGGAAATATTGAGTCTGGAGTCTGCTATTTGGGATGTGTGGATGGATGCCCGCTCTACAACTATAAATACTAAGATGGAAGAAGGCACAGCATTTATGGAAGATCAAGACTTTTATGGAGCCATTATAGTGTTTGATGAAATGATTGAAAGGTGGGCAGATTATGCAGAAGGTTGGAATAAGCGTGCAACAGCATATTACCAAAATGGAGAGTTTAAAAGAGCATTAGATGATATAGAGAAAGCTTTAGAGATTGAGCCAAGACATTTTGGAGCTCTTTCTGGTAAAGCTAACATCTACAGAGAGATCTGTTATGATGAAGGTGTAATTAAAACATTAAAAGAGTTACAAAAGTTAATGCCTGGCAAAGAAATGCTTAATAAGCAAATTGCCGAGGTTGCCTCAAGAATGAACAGGTAAATCATTATTAATACAGCATGTTGTTTAACAAAAGCAATGTGTTGTGATTTTTTCTTTTCCACAGTTCTCCCTTTTAATTCCACTTAGTTTTCTAGATTTGAATCTCAAAAAATAATAGCTATTTAAGCTTTGGTTTTTATATAAAATCATATGGGTTTTAAATAGTGTTTTGGGGTTTATCTACTAATAAAACAATCATGCAGGCAAGTAAAACTGAGTTAAGGAAGAAAAATATAATTTACTCTTTAGTATTAATTTTAGCTGTCGGAGCTGTCTATGTATATCGCAATTACATCAAAAATCCGATACCTAAACAACTTGAGAACCTAGTTGAAGTTTACAACACAGGTGTTACTATGGGGGTAATAAATTACAATATAAAATACCTTGCTCAAGATGGTGTTGATTTGCAATTGGGAATAGACAGCGTATTAAAAGCATTTAATCAGTCATTATCTACCTATATTCCAGAGTCTGAAATTTCTAGGTTTAATAAGCTAGAAACCCAAAGTTTGGTATTTGAATCATCATTATTTTATCCAGTATTAAAAGCTAGTAAAGAAGTGTATGATGCAACAGGTGGAGCATTTGATCCTACAATTATGCCATTGGTAAATGCATGGGGTTTTGGACCAGATAAAGCTCCTGTATTAAAAGATGAAGATTCTTCAAAGATAGATTCATTACTTCAACTAGTAGATTACTCACTTATTAAATTTAATCAAGATTCAGTATCTAAGAAAAAATCGGGTTTACAACTCGATTTTAGTGCAGTAGCCAAAGGTTATGCTGTAGATTTAGTTGCAAACTATTTATCAGAACATGATATAAACAACTATATGGTAGAGATTGGAGGTGAACTTTCTTGCCATGGTTCAAATATTAAAGGTGATACTTGGCTTATAGGAATTGACAACCCCACTTATCTTGAACGGGGTGGACAAATGTTAAGTGGTAAGGTTAAGTTAAAAGATAAAGCCTTGGCGACTTCAGGTAATTACAGGAACTTTTACATCAAAGATGGAAAAAAATATGCACATACAATTAGTCCACATACTGGTAGACCTGTACAACATAGTTTATTAAGTGCTTCTGTATTTGCTGAAAACTGTATGTTAGCAGATGCTTATGCCACTGCTTTTATGGTAATTGGCAAAGACTCAGCTATACATATACTTGAAAATAATAAAGCTATTGAAGGCTTTTTGATCTACGATGTAGAGGGAGAGCTAAAAACTTATTCTACGCCTTCGTTAGAGAGTTATTTAGTCGAATAAAAAAAATCTTTCCTTAATTGATATCAATTAAGGAAAGATTTCAACTTTATTATTTTGTAAGCGAGAATAAAGTTAATTAAGAAAGTGTAGCAACAAATTTAGCTAACTTAGACTTTTTGTTAGATGCATTGTTCTTGTGAATAATATTATTCTTGGCAAGTTTATCCAACATAGAAGAAACTTTTTTGTATAGCTCTAAAGCCTCAGTTTTATCTGTTGTTTCTTTTAACTTTCTTACAAAAGTTCTAGTTGTTTTTAATTGATAGCGATTACGTAACCTTTTTGTTTCGCTTGATCTAATTCTTTTAAGAGCAGATTTATGGTTTGCCATTTTTATATATATTTTACTACTTTCAAAATTTGGAACTGCAAAAGTACAGCTTTTTTGTCTATAACCAAATATCAGATCAATAATTTATAAATCTAATTTCTTTAAACCCAAAATATTCAACTTTTTTGTCATTATGGTTATAAACTGCCAGTTTTCCTTGTGCGTCTATACCAAGAATTTCACCTTCAAAAAGTTTATTTTCTGATTTTCTAAGATCTTCGTATTTATTTTTTTCTTGATATTGATACAAAACATTGATGTACATCTGCTTCATTTTTTCGAAAATGCCATTCTTTAATTGCAGAAATGTACTTTCAATATTCTCAAGTAGGTTTTCAATAAGTGTTTCAAGAATATAATGCTTTTGATTTTCTAGCGAAATGGAGGTTGCATTTAGTCCTGAAAAGTTTTCCTGATTAATATTTAGGCCTATTCCGATTATAGAATGTTCTATCGATTGTTTTTTTAAGAAATTTTCAATTAAAATTCCTCCTAGTTTTTTATTTTTAACATATATGTCATTCGGCCACTTAATTTTTAAGCCTGTTTGAATGAAATTTTGCAAAAAGCTATAAATACCCAACGATATTGCAACATTTAGCTTAAATTGCTCATTAGCTTTTATAAAATCAGGTTTGAGAATTAAAGAAAGAGTAATATTTTTATCAGCTTCTGTTTGCCAGGAATTACCTCTTTGTCCTCTTCCTTTTTTTTGATGGGAAGTAACAAAAACTTCTCCGCCAAACACTTTGTTATTACTAATGTAGTTGGTAGCTATGTCATTAGTAGAGTGACAAGATGGCAGGTAAATGTATTTTTTCCCTAGAAATAGCGTATTGGCAGATATTTTATACAAGTATTTTGTAGTTTTGATAAATTAAAGTAAGACTAAAAATTTTTTAATATTATAAGGAATTTGCAAATAAAAACTGATATCCGGAAAAATTCCAATATGATTGATACTGAGAAACAAGAATCTTCAAAAATTCTTGCTGAATTAGTGCTTGAAGGAATGCAAAATAGAAAAGGCATAGATATTAAACTTTTAGACCTTAGAGGGATTAATAATGCTATAGTTGATTATTTTGTTATTTGTTCTGGTAATACAGACATTCAGGTAAAAGCACTTATGGAAAGTATTGAAGAAGAAGTGTACAAAGCAATTGGGGAATCTCCGTGGATGCGAGAAGGTATAACCAATGGCGAATGGATAATATTGGATTATGTAGATGTTGTAGCCCATGTATTCAAAAAGAATAAAAGAGAACATTTTGGGATCGAAGACCTATGGGGAGATGCCAAAGTGACGTATTTTTAATATATTATGTGGTAATTTCAGCATTTTTTAAAAGTATAGAATACTTGATGGAATTAAATATCATTAATTAGTGTAGCTACTGATATGCAATCAGTATTAGTAAATTAAAAACAGATAATGGCAGATAAAAAGAAAAAGAATCTTATCCCTCCGAAGCCTCCCAAGAATAACTATCAGATTTGGTTGGTCATCGTGTTGATACTGCTGATAGTGGGGCTTACTTATTTTAATAAAAATAGTTCTACTATTGATATCACCATGAAAAGATTTGAAAAACTGATGCAGGATGGTGATGTTAAAGATGTGACTTTAGTTAAAAATAAAAGTATAGTTGAAGTAACCCTAACAGAAAACGCGCTAAGAAAGCAAAGAATTAGTGATGAGCTTAACAATAGAAGCCCATTTTCAATAAGTCAGGGGCCTCAATACCAAATTACTATATTTTCACCAGAATCTTTTAAAGAGGATCTAGAGGAGGTACAAGCGAAATTAGACGATAATAACCCTAGTAAACAATTAGCAGTAAGAGTTACAGAGAGACAAGATTTTGGTTCTTGGTTCTTAAGTTGGGGATTTTTCTTTATTCTAGTTTTTGGTTTCCTTTTCTTAATGAGAAGAATGACTGGCGGTGGAGCCGGAGGTCAAATTTTTAATATTGGTAAGTCAAGAGCTGCTTTATTTGATGCGGAGAATAAAGTAAAAATCACATTTAATGATGTAGCTGGTCTAGACGAAGCTAAAGAAGAAGTTGAGGAGATTGTTCAGTTCCTTAAAAACCCTTCTAAATACACTAACTTGGGTGGTAAAATACCTAAAGGTGCATTATTAGTAGGCCCTCCAGGTACTGGTAAAACATTATTAGCCAAAGCAGTTGCAGGAGAATCAGGTGTTCCTTTCTTCAGTCTTTCAGGTTCAGATTTTGTAGAGATGTTTGTAGGTGTTGGTGCTGCAAGGGTAAGAGATTTGTTTAAGCAAGCAAAGGAAAAAGCGCCTTGTATCATTTTTATTGATGAGGTTGATGCAATTGGTCGCTCAAGAGGTAGAGGACAAATGCCGGGTGCAAATGACGAAAGAGAAAATACATTGAACTCACTTCTTGTTGAGATGGATGGATTTGCAACCGACTCTGGTGTAATTATTCTGGCTGCAACTAACAGACCAGATGTATTAGATAGTGCATTACTAAGACCAGGTAGATTTGATAGACAAATCAGTATAGATAAACCAGATATAGTAGGAAGAGAGACTATATTTAAGGTGCATTTAAAGCCACTTAAATTATCTAAGGATGTAAGTCCAAAAGATTTAGCCGCTCAAACCCCGGGTTTTGCTGGTGCTGAAATCGCTAACGTTTGTAACGAAGCAGCACTTATCGCCGCAAGAAAAGATAAAAAAGCGGTTGATATGAAAGACTTTGAGGATGCTATTGATAGAGTTATTGGTGGTCTCGAGAAGAAAAATAAAATTATCTCACCAAGTGAGAAGAAAATTGTTGCATACCATGAGGCTGGGCACGCAGTTGCAGGTTGGTTCTTAGAACATGCAGATCCATTGGTTAAGGTAAGTATTGTACCAAGGGGTGTAGCAGCGTTAGGTTATGCGCAGTATCTTCCAAAGGAACAGTTCTTACATACTACCGAGCAAATGGTAGATGAAATGTGTATGGCCTTAGGTGGTAGAGCAGCAGAAGATATTGTATTTGGTAAAATCTCTACTGGGGCTTTAAGTGATTTGGAAAGAATTACTAAAATGGCTTACAGCATGGTAACCATATATGGTATGAATGACGTTATTGGTAACCTCTCATTCTACGATTCTAAAAGATCTGATTACTCATTTGAGAAGCCATATTCTGATGCAACAGCGGAGACCATCGATAAAGAGGTTAAAAAGCTTATTGACATGGCATATGAGAGAACTAGACAACTCTTATTAGATAAGAGAGACGAATTAGAGATTCTTGCTCAGGAACTCCTTAAAAAGGAAATTTTATTCCAAAAAGATTTAGAAAGACTAATCGGCCAAAGACCATTTGATACAGAAACTACTTACCAGAAGTTTACTAAGAAGACAGAAGAAAATGGTAAAGTAGAAGGGGAGAGTTCAGACGAACCACCAACAGATTCTGCCGAAGAAGTTAAAGAAGAAACAAAATCATAAATAAAAAATCCCTCTTAAATTTAAGAGGGATTTTTTTTGTATTCTGAAATTACATCTTCATAAATTTCTTGTAATATTTTGAAGTTGATTTCTTCAGTATATTTTTCTTCATAAATATTTCGTGCATTTGCTGATAATTCTTTTTGTAAAGCCTCATCCTTATCTAAGAGACTTATTTTTTCACTCAGAATTTCTGTATTTCCTGTCTCGTAAATCAGTCCGTTTTTCTTATCTTCTATCATTTCTGCAGGTCCTCCTAAGTTGGGAGCAATTACAGGAGTTCCTACTGAGAGCGCTTCCAGAATAACCATAGGCATGCCTTCGTACCAAACAGATGAGAATACCAATGCTTTTACAGATTTTAGCATCTCTACAACTTCTGTTCTTGGTTTAAAACCAATGTATTCAATATTTGAATGCGCTTTTTCAGCTTTTAAAACATCCTCTTTTAGAGGTCCATCACCTAATATTTTTAACTTAGATTCTGTTTTGCTGAAAGCTTCAAGTAAAGTAGATATACCTTTCTCTTCAGATAATCTTCCTATAAACAAGAAGTCTTTACGTTCCTCCCTACCTATACCTATATCAGGAACAAAGTTAGGTTTTACAACAAATTGGTTTGGTTTAGCTCCTAGTGATGAATCTAAAAATTTGTCTTTAGCAAAATTGGTGAGTGTAATGTATCTGTCAACATGCTTTTCCCAAGTTTTTAAAACCTTGTGTATACCTGTCATCAAAACCAAAGAAGCTGTTTGTATTTTTGAGTCTCTGTAAACTCCTTTTAAGATTGGAGATATAGGGAAATTTTTATGAATATTATCTTCATAAATTCTGCCATTGAAAAATAAATAGGCACTTGGGCAAATTAGCCTATAGTTGTGTAAAGTCATTACAATGGGAACTTTACATGCTTTTGCAGCATAAAATATAGATGGAGATGCTAAAGGAAAGAAGTTGTGTACATGAATAATATCGGGTTGAAATTCCTTTATTTTATTCAGTAACTTGGCTTTTCCTTTTGGGTTATAAAATGAAAATAACCCTGTTAGAAGTTTGTCTTTAGCAGATTTAATTTCATGATTGTCGTACAACAGCGTATCGACTTCGATTCCATTCTTTTTTAAAAGTGCTAGTTCAGATTCAAATACAGTATCTTCTCCTCCTTTTTGTTGGTAAGTATTGTGTAGTATTAAAACTTTCATATAAAAAAAAGAAAAGGAGATTTGTTACAATCTCCTTTTTAGATCGAAAAAACGTTTTGTAATTACTTAGAAAATAATTCGAATTGCTCTTTATATAAAGCATGCTTTATATTAGAAGGATCAAATTCTACATCATCAAAAGTAATTTCTTTATCTTGAGGGAGGTCTTTCTTAAGTACACAACCATCTGCTAATCCCATTGGAAGTAATCTTTCTGCTCTAGCAGTGTCG
It includes:
- a CDS encoding alanine/glycine:cation symporter family protein encodes the protein MQELNDILSLIDGYIGGSTWFIIALLGTGLFYTFYLGFPQIRYFGHALKAVSGKFDKEDDEGDTSHFQALATALSGTVGTGNIAGVALAIHLGGPAALFWMLVTAFLGMTSKFVEVTLSHKYREKDETGLVAGGPMYYMKNAKFTLFGKPVNFKWMAVIFAIATVLSSFGTGNLPQINSIANSVFATFGIDQMVTGGVLAIILGLVIIGGIRRIAQVTEKLVPGMALIYLVGALSVIFYNAENIVPSFISIFSDIFTGTSATGGFLGASIAFAINRGVNRGLFSNEAGQGSAPIAHAAARAHEPVSEGVVAILEPFIDTIVICTLTGLVLLSSGVWNEKLDNQFQGADTLVLSKIYDEGNPADVEVLNNYLVDGDALETFTGNLEIDGGEVLNNLSIMHARSIAEDVKVLDGAGNPFSGKVAVSEGVVDPTSGVVLEGKSLLHSAPLTAEAFKKSFFGDYGQYIISIGLLLFAFSTAISWSYYGDRAITFLVGVKGILWFRIVYVIGFFLASFVDTTIIWTLSGITIALMTLPNLIGILWLHKEMKQTVKDYWVMFREEWGDK
- a CDS encoding 3-hydroxyanthranilate 3,4-dioxygenase; this translates as MANLKRPFNFKAWIDEHRHLLKPPVGNQQVFKGNEDYIVMVVGGPNARKDYHYNEGEEFFYQLEGNMVLKVIEDGKPVDLPISAGDIYLLPPKVPHSPQREANSVGLVIERYRKENERDGFMWFCENCDNKLHEVYFELTDIVKQLPVVMKEFYDSEDLRTCKKCGSVMEKP
- a CDS encoding tetratricopeptide repeat protein, with translation MEQYFDKYRLDQLFLELGQATSEEEILSLESAIWDVWMDARSTTINTKMEEGTAFMEDQDFYGAIIVFDEMIERWADYAEGWNKRATAYYQNGEFKRALDDIEKALEIEPRHFGALSGKANIYREICYDEGVIKTLKELQKLMPGKEMLNKQIAEVASRMNR
- a CDS encoding FAD:protein FMN transferase, with protein sequence MQASKTELRKKNIIYSLVLILAVGAVYVYRNYIKNPIPKQLENLVEVYNTGVTMGVINYNIKYLAQDGVDLQLGIDSVLKAFNQSLSTYIPESEISRFNKLETQSLVFESSLFYPVLKASKEVYDATGGAFDPTIMPLVNAWGFGPDKAPVLKDEDSSKIDSLLQLVDYSLIKFNQDSVSKKKSGLQLDFSAVAKGYAVDLVANYLSEHDINNYMVEIGGELSCHGSNIKGDTWLIGIDNPTYLERGGQMLSGKVKLKDKALATSGNYRNFYIKDGKKYAHTISPHTGRPVQHSLLSASVFAENCMLADAYATAFMVIGKDSAIHILENNKAIEGFLIYDVEGELKTYSTPSLESYLVE
- the rpsT gene encoding 30S ribosomal protein S20, which translates into the protein MANHKSALKRIRSSETKRLRNRYQLKTTRTFVRKLKETTDKTEALELYKKVSSMLDKLAKNNIIHKNNASNKKSKLAKFVATLS
- a CDS encoding biotin--[acetyl-CoA-carboxylase] ligase: MYKISANTLFLGKKYIYLPSCHSTNDIATNYISNNKVFGGEVFVTSHQKKGRGQRGNSWQTEADKNITLSLILKPDFIKANEQFKLNVAISLGIYSFLQNFIQTGLKIKWPNDIYVKNKKLGGILIENFLKKQSIEHSIIGIGLNINQENFSGLNATSISLENQKHYILETLIENLLENIESTFLQLKNGIFEKMKQMYINVLYQYQEKNKYEDLRKSENKLFEGEILGIDAQGKLAVYNHNDKKVEYFGFKEIRFINY
- the rsfS gene encoding ribosome silencing factor, giving the protein MIDTEKQESSKILAELVLEGMQNRKGIDIKLLDLRGINNAIVDYFVICSGNTDIQVKALMESIEEEVYKAIGESPWMREGITNGEWIILDYVDVVAHVFKKNKREHFGIEDLWGDAKVTYF
- the ftsH gene encoding ATP-dependent zinc metalloprotease FtsH; amino-acid sequence: MADKKKKNLIPPKPPKNNYQIWLVIVLILLIVGLTYFNKNSSTIDITMKRFEKLMQDGDVKDVTLVKNKSIVEVTLTENALRKQRISDELNNRSPFSISQGPQYQITIFSPESFKEDLEEVQAKLDDNNPSKQLAVRVTERQDFGSWFLSWGFFFILVFGFLFLMRRMTGGGAGGQIFNIGKSRAALFDAENKVKITFNDVAGLDEAKEEVEEIVQFLKNPSKYTNLGGKIPKGALLVGPPGTGKTLLAKAVAGESGVPFFSLSGSDFVEMFVGVGAARVRDLFKQAKEKAPCIIFIDEVDAIGRSRGRGQMPGANDERENTLNSLLVEMDGFATDSGVIILAATNRPDVLDSALLRPGRFDRQISIDKPDIVGRETIFKVHLKPLKLSKDVSPKDLAAQTPGFAGAEIANVCNEAALIAARKDKKAVDMKDFEDAIDRVIGGLEKKNKIISPSEKKIVAYHEAGHAVAGWFLEHADPLVKVSIVPRGVAALGYAQYLPKEQFLHTTEQMVDEMCMALGGRAAEDIVFGKISTGALSDLERITKMAYSMVTIYGMNDVIGNLSFYDSKRSDYSFEKPYSDATAETIDKEVKKLIDMAYERTRQLLLDKRDELEILAQELLKKEILFQKDLERLIGQRPFDTETTYQKFTKKTEENGKVEGESSDEPPTDSAEEVKEETKS
- a CDS encoding glycosyltransferase family 4 protein, producing MKVLILHNTYQQKGGEDTVFESELALLKKNGIEVDTLLYDNHEIKSAKDKLLTGLFSFYNPKGKAKLLNKIKEFQPDIIHVHNFFPLASPSIFYAAKACKVPIVMTLHNYRLICPSAYLFFNGRIYEDNIHKNFPISPILKGVYRDSKIQTASLVLMTGIHKVLKTWEKHVDRYITLTNFAKDKFLDSSLGAKPNQFVVKPNFVPDIGIGREERKDFLFIGRLSEEKGISTLLEAFSKTESKLKILGDGPLKEDVLKAEKAHSNIEYIGFKPRTEVVEMLKSVKALVFSSVWYEGMPMVILEALSVGTPVIAPNLGGPAEMIEDKKNGLIYETGNTEILSEKISLLDKDEALQKELSANARNIYEEKYTEEINFKILQEIYEDVISEYKKNPS